A genome region from Microplitis demolitor isolate Queensland-Clemson2020A chromosome 1, iyMicDemo2.1a, whole genome shotgun sequence includes the following:
- the LOC103577999 gene encoding uncharacterized protein LOC103577999, which yields MSTNVQFANPPPPTGISLPNMSVPPPTTPNLSAPPPNLTTINTSTGGFQSQQLQQQQQQQQRFLNHRDSARGFFKPFRPYHAPKIISGGQDALQDEFDGKRLRKSVMRKTVDYNSAIIKTLENRVWQRDFRDRRPLQPDVMYYPDLLPPPSYVDNPINSVTTRFVKTATNKMRCPIFCMAWTPEGRRLVTGASSGEFTLWNGLTFNFETILQAHDSPVRTMVWSHNESWMVTGDHSGYVKYWQSNMNNVKMFQAHKEAIRGLSFSPTDHKLATCSDDGTVRIWDFLRCHEERILRGHGADVKCVHWHPQKSLVISGSKDNQQPIKLWDPKTGQSLATLHAHKSTVMDVKWNENGNWLVTASRDHLLKLFDLRNLSQEVQTFRGHKKEASSVAWHPSHEGLFCSGGSDGAILFWHVGADKEVGAIEQAHDSIVWTLAWHPLGHILCSGSNDHTSKFWTRNRPGDLMRDKYNLNTLPAGAAGVDDHEIADEAAVIPGMGPEDKINEFDIEQSMEEDTSQGIPGLDLDHAAEESKKLAASKKVPYSKPIPRNFQAQWNEMEAEDPEQVEALNAIVNQLIETTPGAVPLNEVAPNAIILYGKIIPVEPGSKLADAIVKGNDAINKLITAGEIEELKDVVINLPEETETDEDYLQDEGDIDYSKVPNIDLPPPLPSSKFAQNPELLKALNYGGKRKFDQLIAWSEANSTDRNNKMHQPVFGVGGMSEDSTSINSDSDLRLMVGMKNSQDQNNYFANQDEDLRRMNSVDSRGGMVRGDEDMRMNVSAASASGPGRPPGGMMNEFDMRNSFDIRNSFGDRDFRHLGPPPILGGFKKPSMDGGDNFGSGDMDRDGRQRPWDDEKGMNSGLNDGRSNFDKRDMSSNMSGSNMSMSMGNMPPGNMGSNHHNMQNISPNMPPPSILSMMPPHHQHHQAMNHLSNMQNKNNPNMMGGNDNSGPMPPHLMHMPPNFGPNGPPPMPPNFGPNFRPPNGNYGPNQPYRPNPMAPFAPSQNVPFNNNFPPPNFRGPNSGNNQMPPNFDRPPGFGPNFRNQMSAGNQSGHGPGGNFNSGFGKNYNNSGGSGGNMGSGGGSGSGGGNNSGGNKNGPNRGQRFRKNVPN from the exons atgtCGACCAACGTTCAGTTCGCGAATCCACCCCCGCCGACGGGGATAAGTTTACCCAACATGTCAGTCCCACCACCGACGACTCCAAATTTATCAGCACCCCCGCCTAATTTGACTACGATAAACACCAGCACTGGAGGATTCCAGTCGCAGCAGCtccaacagcagcagcaacagcaacaaagATTTCTCAACCATCGAGATAGCGCACGAGGATTCTTCAAACCCTTTCGGCCGTATCATGCCCCGAAAATAATCTCCGGTGGGCAGGATGCTCTGCAAGATGAGTTTGACGGCAAGAGATTGAGAAAATCTGTCATGAGGAAGACAGTAGATTATAATTCGGCGATAATAAAAACTCTTGag AACCGTGTATGGCAACGGGACTTCCGTGATAGACGTCCTCTTCAGCCGGATGTTATGTACTATCCAGACCTTTTGCCGCCTCCGAGTTACGTGGACAATCCGATAAACTCAGTGACTACGAGGTTCGTTAAAACAGCGACGAATAAAATGCGATGTCCTATTTTTTGTATGGCCTGGACTCCAGAAGGTCGACGTCTCGTTACTGGAGCATCGAGCGGGGAATTCACCCTCTGGAACGGTCTTACGTTTAATTTCGAAACCATCCTTCAG GCACACGACAGCCCGGTAAGGACAATGGTTTGGTCGCACAATGAAAGCTGGATGGTGACGGGGGACCACTCGGGCTACGTCAAGTACTGGCAGAGCAACATGAACAACGTCAAGATGTTTCAGGCGCACAAAGAAGCGATTAGAGGACTCAG TTTCAGTCCAACGGATCACAAATTGGCGACTTGCAGTGACGACGGAACCGTCAGAATTTGGGACTTTCTACGCTGCCATGAGGAGAGAATACTCAggg GTCACGGCGCGGATGTTAAATGTGTCCACTGGCATCCACAAAAAAGTCTAGTCATCTCCGGGAGCAAAGATAATCAGCAGCCAATAAAATTATGGGATCCAAAGACTGGTCAGTCGTTGGCTACCTTACACGCTCACAAAAGTACTGTCATGGATGTCAAATGGAACGAAAACGGAAATTGGCTAGTAACGGCGTCGAGGGATCATCTGCTGAAGCTTTTCGATTTGAGAAATTTGAGCCAAGAGGTTCAAACCTTTCGCGGTCACAAAAAAGAAGCTTCGAGTGTTGCTTGGCATCCGAGTCATGAAGGTCTTTTTTGCAGTGGCGGCAGCGACGGCGCTATTCTTTTCTGGCACGTCGG aGCCGACAAAGAAGTAGGCGCTATAGAGCAAGCCCACGACAGTATTGTCTGGACACTTGCATGGCATCCATTAGGTCACATTCTTTGCTCTGGCAGCAATGATCACACTTCGAAATTCTGGACACGAAATCGCCCAGGAGATCTCATGAGAGATAAATATAATCTCAACACCTTACCTGCGGGAGCGGCTGGTGTTGATGATCATGAAATTG CTGATGAGGCTGCAGTAATACCGGGAATGGGTCctgaagataaaataaatgagttcGACATTGAACAATCAATGGAAGAAGACACTTCGCAGGGTATACCTGGTTTGGACCTCGACCACGCTGCTGAAGAGAGTAAAAAACTCGCGGCAAGTAAAAAGGTCCCGTACAGCAAACCCATTCCGCGTAACTTCCAAGCGCAGTGGAATGAAATGGAAGCTGAAGACCCAGAACAAGTAGAAGCGTTGAATGCTATTGTCAATCAGTTGATTGAAACGACCCCGGGAGCAGTACCTTTGAATGAAGTTGCACCAaatgctattattttatatggaaaaataattcccGTGGAAC ctGGCTCAAAACTTGCTGATGCTATCGTTAAAGGTAACGatgctataaataaattaattactgcaGGTGAAATAGAAGAACTTAAGGACGTCGTAATAAATTTACCTGAAGAAACCGAAACAGACGAAGATTATTTACAAGATGAGGGTGATATAGATTACTCGAAAGTTCCAAATATTGATTTACCTCCACCTCTGCCAAGCTCGAAGTTTGCTCAAAATCCCGAATTATTGAAAGCTTTGAATTATGGAGGGAAGCGAAAATTCGATCAATTGATTGCGTGGAGTGAAGCAAATTCAACTGatcgaaataataaaatgcatCAACCTGTGTTTGGTGTCGGCGGAATGTCTGAAGACTCGACATCAATTAATAGCGACAGTGATTTAAGGCTAATGGTGGGTATGAAAAATTCACAggatcaaaataattatttcgctAATCAAGATGAGGATCTCAGAAGAATGAACAGTGTAGATAGTCGTGGAGGAATGGTTCGTGGGGATGAGGATATGAGAATGAATGTATCTGCTGCGTCAGCTAGTGGTCCAGGAAGGCCGCCAGGTGGAATGATGAATGAGTTTGACATGCGCAATTCGTTTGATATCAGAAATTCATTTGGTGACAGGGATTTCAGGCATTTAGGACCACCTCCAATTCTCGGAGGGTTCAAGAAACCTTCTATGGACGGTGGTGATAATTTTGGTAGCGGAGATATGGATCGTGATGGACGACAGAGACCTTGGGATGATGAAAAAGGAATGAACAGTGGTTTGAATGACGGGCGTTCTAATTTCGATAAACGAGATATGTCTTCAAATATGTCAGGTAGTAATATGTCAATGTCAATGGGAAATATGCCTCCAGGAAATATGGGTTCGAATCACCATAACATGCAGAATATCAGTCCAAATATGCCACCTCCGTCGATATTATCCATGATGCCTCCTCATCACCAGCATCACCAGGCAATGAATCATCTTTCAAACATGCAGAATAAAAACAATCCAAATATGATGGGAGGTAATGACAATAGTGGCCCAATGCCGCCACATTTGATGCACATGCCGCCTAACTTTGGACCCAACGGTCCACCACCCATGCCCCCTAACTTCGGGCCCAACTTCCGACCGCCCAATGGAAATTATGGACCCAATCAACCTTATCGACCAAATCCCATGGCACCCTTTGCACCTAGTCAAAACGTGCCGTTCAATAACAATTTCCCTCCTCCCAATTTCCGGGGTCCAAACTCCGGCAACAATCAAATGCCTCCAAACTTCGACCGTCCTCCAGGCTTTGGACCGAACTTCCGCAATCAAATGTCAGCAGGCAATCAGTCCGGCCACGGACCCGGTGGTAATTTCAATTCTGGATTcggtaaaaattacaacaacAGTGGCGGCAGTGGCGGTAATATGGGCAGCGGTGGTGGCAGTGGTAGTGGTGGCGGTAATAATTCTGGTGGGAATAAAAATGGCCCCAACCGTGGTCAAcgatttagaaaaaatgttcCAAACTAA
- the LOC103577986 gene encoding N(4)-(Beta-N-acetylglucosaminyl)-L-asparaginase — protein sequence MKAALPVNLLSLLFFSNKFLLINSLANNPSPLVVITWDYLNATQHAWKILNEENKSSIDAIEGAGSLCEELQCRTTVGYGGSPDEAGETTLDAMIMDGVNMDVGAVGGIRNIKNAISVARKVLENTDHTLLAGSLATDFAVKMGFKHESLTTDFSKNMWESWMKNNCQPNFWKNVNPDPSTSCGPYNPVKKSITSRIDLELTDIEDNHDTIGIIAMDSNGNIAAGTSTNGANHKIPGRVGDSPVPGAGAYADQEVGAAAGTGDGDVMMRFLPSFLAVEEMRRGASPTEAAAVAVKRIAKHYPMFRGAVIALDKNGDYGAACNGFASFPYFVSNAALGKPTLLRINCFNSIKQVTLI from the exons ATGAAAGCTGCACTACCAGTCAATCTGCTaagtctattatttttttcaaataaatttttgctgATAAATTCTTTGGCGAATAATCCGAGTCCATTGGTGGTAATTACGTGGGATTATTTGAATGCAACCCAGCatg catggaaaattttaaatgaagaaaataaaagttcaaTAGACGCAATTGAAGGTGCCGGTAGTTTATGCGAAGAACTGCAGTGTCGTACTACTGTCGGATACGGTGGTAGTCCAGATGAAGCTGGTGAAACTACATTGGATGCTATGATCATGGACGG AGTAAATATGGATGTTGGAGCTGTTGGTGGCATAAGAAACATTAAAAACGCTATATCAGTTGCACGGAAGGTCCTTGAAAATACAGACCACACATTACTAGCTGGATCTCTTGCTACTGACTTTGCTGTGAAGATGGGATTCAAGCATGAGTCGCTGACAACTGATTTCTCGAAAAATATGTGGGAATCttggatgaaaaataattgtcagCCTAACTTCTGGAAA aatgtCAACCCTGATCCATCGACTTCATGTGGGCCATACAAtcctgtaaaaaaatcaattactaGTAGGATTGATTTGGAATTAACTGACATTGAAGATAATCATGATACGATTGGTATAATTGCGATGGACAGTAATGGAAATATAGCTGCTGGCACATCGACTAATGGAGCGAATCACAAGATACCAGGGCGTGTTGGAGACTCGCCAGTTCCCGGGGCTGGTGCTTATGCTGATCAAGAAGTTGGTGCTGCTGCCGGTACTGGAGATGGTGATGTAATGATGCGTTTCTTACCCAG CTTCCTCGCTGTTGAAGAAATGCGCCGAGGAGCTTCACCAACGGAGGCTGCAGCAGTAGCAGTAAAGAGAATAGCTAAACACTATCCCATGTTCAGGGGTGCTGTTATAGCACTCGATAAAAATGGGGATTATGGTGCAGCTTGCAACGGATTCGCTTCTTTTCCTTATTTTGTTAGTAATGCAGCACTTGGGAAACCGACATTATTACGCATTAATTGTTTCAATTCAATCAAACAAgtgacattaatttaa
- the LOC103577993 gene encoding replication protein A 70 kDa DNA-binding subunit, translated as MTIPLSKGALNEIAQGIEVEKPIFQILGTKRLASTENERYRLLLSDGVTSNSFTMLATQLNSMVTNNELSDYSIIEITRYALSNANNAGKMRKIMVILGIEVKVPGSEVAGKIGHPVQQGKESGASGEEKPTQRADTSSNAENVGQNQNKRPAQNNAPFNANANQKRRLNESLNSGASIMTSPIAALSPYQNKWVIKARVASKSDIRTWSNSRGDGKLFNMTLVDESGEIRCTGFTDTVDKFYNTIEVGQIYYISRGILKVANKNFNTTNNDYEMTLNIDTEIIPCHDTCEDIPMMNYNFVNISEVENLPKDQIIDVLAVVKSFENVQNLTSRNTGRELRKRDVHLVDTSNTLITLTLWGTQAETFDGSNNPVIALKGVRIGEFQSGKNLSTISSTAMQLDPDIPDAHRLRAWFLNEGQREEAKSLSKAGGTIANCEWMTLAEAEERGRSSMDVPTTFMCKATISLIRPDRALYKACPSDSCNKKVLDQSNGMFRCEKCNKEYPNFHYRLLANMAITDWSANLWVTAFNETGEKILGINSQELGELSENQPDEYNDKFSDVSFSSHIFQVRMKMDTYNDEQRLKGNIINCTPIDYKTYNKHLVNELKKITNIHDIK; from the exons atGACAATTCCATTGTCCAAGGGAGcattaaat gaaATCGCTCAGGGCATTGAAGTCGAGAAAcctatttttcaaatattg GGCACCAAGAGATTAGCGAGCACCGAGAATGAACGTTACAGATTACTTTTGTCTGATGGAGTCACAAGCAATTCATTTACGATGCTCGCGACCCAGCTCAACAGCATGGTCACAAATAATGAATTGTCGGATTATTCTATCATTGAAATTACTCGTTACGCATTGAGCAATGCCAACAATGCAGGAAAAATGag aaaaattatggtaattttgGGAATCGAAGTTAAAGTACCCGGCAGTGAAGTTGCTGGGAAAATTGGACACCCAGTCCAACAAGGAAAAGAATCTGGAGCTAGTGGAGAAGAGAAACCAACTCAAAGAGCAGACACTTCATCGAATGCTGAAAATGTTGgacaaaatcaaaataaaagacCTGCTCAAAATAACGCGCCATTTA atgcCAATGCGAATCAAAAACGTCGTCTGAATGAATCTTTGAATTCAGGAGCTTCTATAATGACTAGCCCGATTGCTGCATTGAGTCCATACCAAAATAA ATGGGTAATTAAAGCCAGAGTTGCAAGTAAATCAGATATTAGAACATGGAGCAACTCGCGTGGAgatggaaaattatttaacatgaCACTTGTTGATGAAAGCGGTGAAATAAGATGCACTGGATTCACTGATACTGTTGATAAATTCTATAACACaattgaa gtgggacaaatttattatatatcccgcggtattttaaaagtcgccaataaaaattttaatactacgAATAATGATTACGAGATGACACTAAATATAGATACTGAAATAATTCCTTGTCATGATACATGTGAAGATATACCGATGATGAATtacaattttgtaaatatcagTGAGGTTGAAAATTTGCCAAAAGACCAAATCATAG ATGTATTAGCGGTTGTCAAGTCTTTTGAAAATGTTCAGAATCTTACATCAAGAAACACCGGCCGAGAATTACGTAAGAGAGATGTCCATCTTGTTGATACCTCCAACAccttg atCACTCTTACGCTTTGGGGAACTCAAGCAGAAACTTTTGACGGATCAAATAATCCAGTTATTGCTCTGAAAGGTGTTCGTATTGGAGAATTTCAAAGTGGAAAAAATTTGTCCACCATTTCGTCAACAGCCATGCAATTAGATCCTGATATTCCTGATGCTCATAG gcTCCGCGCATGGTTCCTTAATGAAGGACAAAGAGAGGAAGCGAAATCATTATCGAAAGCTGGTGGTACTATTGCAAATTGTGAATGGATGACATTAGCAGAAGCTGAAGAAAGAGGTCGGTCTTCCATGGATGTGCCCACAACCTTCATGTGTAAAGCAACCATCAGTTTAATTCGTCCTGACCGTGCTCTGTACAAAGCTTGTCCAAGTGATTCTTGCAACAAAAAa GTTCTTGACCAAAGCAACGGAATGTTCCGGTGTGAAAAATGTAACAAAGAGTACCCCAACTTCCATTACCGTTTGTTGGCGAAT ATGGCCATAACAGACTGGAGTGCTAATTTATGGGTCACAGCGTTCAATGAAACTGGGGAAAAAATTCTTGGTATAAATAGTCAAGAGCTTGGCGAATTGAGTGAAAACCAACCAGATGAAtacaatgataaattttccgACGTTTCTTTCTCTTCTCATATTTTCCAAGTGCGAATGAAGATGGACACTTACAAT GATGAGCAACGATTGaaaggaaatattattaactgTACACCAATCGATTACAAAACCTACAACAAACACTTGGTCAATGAACTCAAAAAGATTACGAATATTCatgatattaaataa